From Aphelocoma coerulescens isolate FSJ_1873_10779 chromosome 15, UR_Acoe_1.0, whole genome shotgun sequence, one genomic window encodes:
- the GAL3ST1 gene encoding galactosylceramide sulfotransferase isoform X2 — translation MLWHGKPWRSMCKGLVLGTLLTSFMLLLYSYAVPPLQVSVTEIPIPFSCSSHLSPVQAPSPSNSTGSTSGWSCRPKLNVMFMKTHKTASSTILNILFRFGEKHHLKFAFPNGRNDFYYPSFFERSQVQHYRPGVCFNIICNHMRFHYEEVRKLLPPDATFVTVLRDPAYLFESSFHYFGPVIPLTWKISGEDKLDEFLRDPQHYYDPNGFNAHYLQNLLFFDFGYDSSMDANSPLVEEHIQEIDRRFHLVMLLEYFDESLVLLKDLLCWQLEDVLYFKLNARKGSTVSRLTPELYEQATAWNLIDAKLYRYFNATFWRKVEAYGRERMARDVAELQRENEKMTSICIDGGHAVDASAIQESSMQPWQPLGEKTILGYNLKKKISKKHQKLCRKMLTPEIQYLTDLGANLWITKLWSYVRDFLKW, via the exons ATGCTATGGCATGGGAAGCCCTGGAGGTCCATGTGCAAGGGGCTGGTCCTGGGGACCCTCCTGACCAGTTTCATGTTGCTGCTCTACTCCTACGCCGTCCCCCCACTGCAAGTCAGCGTCACCGA GATCCCCatccccttctcctgctcctcccaccTGTCCCCCGTCCAGGCTCCATCCCCGTCCAACAGCACGGGCAGCACCTCAGGGTGGAGCTGCCGGCCCAAGCTCAACGTCATGTTCATGAAGACCCACAAGACCGCCAGCAGCACCATCCTCAACATCCTCTTCCGCTTCGGGGAGAAGCATCACCTGAAATTCGCCTTCCCCAACGGCCGCAACGACTTCTACTACCCGTCCTTCTTCGAGCGCAGCCAGGTGCAGCACTACCGGCCCGGGGTGTGCTTCAACATCATCTGCAACCACATGCGCTTCCACTACGAGGAGGTGCGCAAGCTCCTGCCGCCCGACGCCACCTTCGTGACGGTGCTGCGGGACCCCGCGTACCTCTTCGAGTCCTCCTTCCACTACTTCGGGCCCGTCATCCCCCTCACCTGGAAGATCTCGGGGGAGGATAAGCTGGACGAGTTCCTCCGGGACCCCCAGCACTACTACGACCCCAACGGGTTCAACGCTCACTACCTCCAAAACCTCCTGTTCTTTGACTTCGGCTACGACAGCAGCATGGACGCCAACAGCCCGCTGGTGGAGGAGCACATCCAGGAGATCGACCGCCGCTTCCACCTCGTCATGTTGCTCGAGTACTTCGACGAGTCGCTGGTGCTGCTCAAGgacctgctgtgctggcagctggagGACGTCCTCTACTTCAAGCTCAACGCCCGCAAAGGCTCCACTGTGTCCCGGTTGACCCCTGAGCTGTACGAGCAGGCAACCGCCTGGAACCTCATTGATGCCAAGCTCTACCGCTACTTCAATGCCACCTTCTGGCGCAAGGTGGAGGCCTACGGGAGGGAGAGGATGGCCAGGGATGTGGCTGAGCTGCAGCGAGAGAATGAGAAGATGACCAGCATCTGCATTGATGGGGGCCATGCCGTGGATGCCAGCGCCATCCAGGAGTCCTCcatgcagccctggcagcccctAGGGGAGAAGACCATCCTGGGGTACAACTTGAAGAAGAAGATCAGCAAGaagcaccagaagctgtgccGCAAGATGCTGACGCCCGAAATCCAGTACCTGACTGACCTGGGGGCCAACCTCTGGATCACCAAGCTGTGGAGCTACGTGCGGGACTTCCTCAAATGGTAG
- the LOC138119232 gene encoding zona pellucida sperm-binding protein 3-like isoform X1: MELCWLVLLCGAALGVAGTTVAPAASEPPGRTMTAPVMSSGMGTGRVPAHPHSEEPIMDFALRLLDEDSSATEKLPVLSPGSMIHLEASVHFSPSISMKIHVDQCYGTTTEQPGHSRRVFMVVNSRGCLHGEKLGNVSVQHQRGGSVLQLSIPAPTLEGEPKEEQQVYVHCLLMAWGQGLATRSCFYSHATASWHNAEDPAWSAACHCCDTGCPPADTLRGDTPAFPGEGARHWETVGPVLVQEKVPWYKAPCQTVKRLLLAGLALVGSAMLVVAVLGGLLGLALTTWRLGRPQQGQRPPRQRCPFQVELQSVVGTLVLRETEKQGEVGPEPLSQ; this comes from the exons ATGGAGCTGTGCTGGTTGGtgctgctgtgtggggctgCGCTGGGGGTGGCAG GGACCACCGTGGCTCCAGCTGCCTCAGAGCCCCCTGGTCGCACGATGACAGCTCCAGTGATGTCCTCaggcatggggacagggagggttcCTGCTCACCCCCACTCTGAGGAGCCCATCATGGATTTTGCCTTGAGGCTCCTGGATG AGGATTCCAGTGCCACCGAGAAGCTGCCAGTGCTCAGCCCCGGCTCTATGATCCACTTGGAAGCCAGTGTCCACTTCAGTCCCAGCATCTCCATGAAGATCCATGTGGATCAGTGCTACGGGACCACCACAGAGCAGCCAGGACACTCCAGGAGGGTCTTCATGGTGGTGAACAGCCGTGG ATGCCTGCACGGGGAGAAGCTGGGGAATGTGTCTGTCCAGCACCAGAGAGGGGGGTCTGTCCTCCAGctctccatcccagcccccACGCTGGAGGGTGAGCCCAAGGAAGAGCAG CAGGTCTACGTGCACTGCCTGCTGATGGCATGGGGACAAGGACTGGCCACCAGGTCCTGCTTCTACAGCCACGCCACAGCCAG CTGGCACAACGCAGAGGACCCTGCCTGGAGTGCCGCGTGCCACTGCTGTGACACCGGCTGTCCCCCTGCTGACACCCTCCGTGGAGACACACCAG CATTCCCAGGAGAAGGGGCACGCCACTGGGAGACAGTTGGACCAGTGCTGGTGCAGGAGAAGGTGCCGTGGTACAAAG CGCCATGCCAGACGGTGAAGAGGCTCCTGCTGGCCGGGCTGGCCCTGGTGGGCAGTGCCATGCTGGTGGTCGCTGTGCTGGGGGGACTGCTGGGGCTGGCCCTGACCACCTGGCGCCTGGGCAGaccccagcagggacagaggccACCGAGGCAGAGGTGTCCCTTCCAGGTTGAGCTGCAGAGTGTGGTGGGAACCCTGGTCCTCAGGGAGACTGAGAAACAGGGTGAGGTGGGGCCAGAGCCCCTTTCTCAATAa
- the GAL3ST1 gene encoding galactosylceramide sulfotransferase isoform X1 yields the protein MAPLCLGSRPATQACYPGDAVNTAVQWGGFGKAGICGELPGKSLFHVGAASAPPPRAARSPGTPASAGEQRHGPAPAAQAEEKVTRMLWHGKPWRSMCKGLVLGTLLTSFMLLLYSYAVPPLQVSVTEIPIPFSCSSHLSPVQAPSPSNSTGSTSGWSCRPKLNVMFMKTHKTASSTILNILFRFGEKHHLKFAFPNGRNDFYYPSFFERSQVQHYRPGVCFNIICNHMRFHYEEVRKLLPPDATFVTVLRDPAYLFESSFHYFGPVIPLTWKISGEDKLDEFLRDPQHYYDPNGFNAHYLQNLLFFDFGYDSSMDANSPLVEEHIQEIDRRFHLVMLLEYFDESLVLLKDLLCWQLEDVLYFKLNARKGSTVSRLTPELYEQATAWNLIDAKLYRYFNATFWRKVEAYGRERMARDVAELQRENEKMTSICIDGGHAVDASAIQESSMQPWQPLGEKTILGYNLKKKISKKHQKLCRKMLTPEIQYLTDLGANLWITKLWSYVRDFLKW from the exons ATGGCTCCTCTGTGCCTCGGCAGTAG GCCGGCGACCCAGGCTTGCTATCCCGGTGATGCCGTAAACACCGCGGTGCAGTGGGGAGGCTTTGGAAAAGCCGGCATTTGCGGGGAGCTGCCCGGGAAGAGCTTATTCCATGTCGGAGCAGCATCGGCACCCCCGCCCCGTGCCGCCCGCTCCCCCGGCACCCCGGCCAGCGCAGGAGAGCAGAGGCACGGCCCAGCGCCAGCGGCGCAGGCAGAGGAAAAG GTGACCAGGATGCTATGGCATGGGAAGCCCTGGAGGTCCATGTGCAAGGGGCTGGTCCTGGGGACCCTCCTGACCAGTTTCATGTTGCTGCTCTACTCCTACGCCGTCCCCCCACTGCAAGTCAGCGTCACCGA GATCCCCatccccttctcctgctcctcccaccTGTCCCCCGTCCAGGCTCCATCCCCGTCCAACAGCACGGGCAGCACCTCAGGGTGGAGCTGCCGGCCCAAGCTCAACGTCATGTTCATGAAGACCCACAAGACCGCCAGCAGCACCATCCTCAACATCCTCTTCCGCTTCGGGGAGAAGCATCACCTGAAATTCGCCTTCCCCAACGGCCGCAACGACTTCTACTACCCGTCCTTCTTCGAGCGCAGCCAGGTGCAGCACTACCGGCCCGGGGTGTGCTTCAACATCATCTGCAACCACATGCGCTTCCACTACGAGGAGGTGCGCAAGCTCCTGCCGCCCGACGCCACCTTCGTGACGGTGCTGCGGGACCCCGCGTACCTCTTCGAGTCCTCCTTCCACTACTTCGGGCCCGTCATCCCCCTCACCTGGAAGATCTCGGGGGAGGATAAGCTGGACGAGTTCCTCCGGGACCCCCAGCACTACTACGACCCCAACGGGTTCAACGCTCACTACCTCCAAAACCTCCTGTTCTTTGACTTCGGCTACGACAGCAGCATGGACGCCAACAGCCCGCTGGTGGAGGAGCACATCCAGGAGATCGACCGCCGCTTCCACCTCGTCATGTTGCTCGAGTACTTCGACGAGTCGCTGGTGCTGCTCAAGgacctgctgtgctggcagctggagGACGTCCTCTACTTCAAGCTCAACGCCCGCAAAGGCTCCACTGTGTCCCGGTTGACCCCTGAGCTGTACGAGCAGGCAACCGCCTGGAACCTCATTGATGCCAAGCTCTACCGCTACTTCAATGCCACCTTCTGGCGCAAGGTGGAGGCCTACGGGAGGGAGAGGATGGCCAGGGATGTGGCTGAGCTGCAGCGAGAGAATGAGAAGATGACCAGCATCTGCATTGATGGGGGCCATGCCGTGGATGCCAGCGCCATCCAGGAGTCCTCcatgcagccctggcagcccctAGGGGAGAAGACCATCCTGGGGTACAACTTGAAGAAGAAGATCAGCAAGaagcaccagaagctgtgccGCAAGATGCTGACGCCCGAAATCCAGTACCTGACTGACCTGGGGGCCAACCTCTGGATCACCAAGCTGTGGAGCTACGTGCGGGACTTCCTCAAATGGTAG
- the LOC138119232 gene encoding zona pellucida sperm-binding protein 3-like isoform X2, with translation MELCWLVLLCGAALGVAGTTVAPAASEPPGRTMTAPVMSSGMGTGRVPAHPHSEEPIMDFALRLLDEDSSATEKLPVLSPGSMIHLEASVHFSPSISMKIHVDQCYGTTTEQPGHSRRVFMVVNSRGCLHGEKLGNVSVQHQRGGSVLQLSIPAPTLEGEPKEEQVYVHCLLMAWGQGLATRSCFYSHATASWHNAEDPAWSAACHCCDTGCPPADTLRGDTPAFPGEGARHWETVGPVLVQEKVPWYKAPCQTVKRLLLAGLALVGSAMLVVAVLGGLLGLALTTWRLGRPQQGQRPPRQRCPFQVELQSVVGTLVLRETEKQGEVGPEPLSQ, from the exons ATGGAGCTGTGCTGGTTGGtgctgctgtgtggggctgCGCTGGGGGTGGCAG GGACCACCGTGGCTCCAGCTGCCTCAGAGCCCCCTGGTCGCACGATGACAGCTCCAGTGATGTCCTCaggcatggggacagggagggttcCTGCTCACCCCCACTCTGAGGAGCCCATCATGGATTTTGCCTTGAGGCTCCTGGATG AGGATTCCAGTGCCACCGAGAAGCTGCCAGTGCTCAGCCCCGGCTCTATGATCCACTTGGAAGCCAGTGTCCACTTCAGTCCCAGCATCTCCATGAAGATCCATGTGGATCAGTGCTACGGGACCACCACAGAGCAGCCAGGACACTCCAGGAGGGTCTTCATGGTGGTGAACAGCCGTGG ATGCCTGCACGGGGAGAAGCTGGGGAATGTGTCTGTCCAGCACCAGAGAGGGGGGTCTGTCCTCCAGctctccatcccagcccccACGCTGGAGGGTGAGCCCAAGGAAGAGCAG GTCTACGTGCACTGCCTGCTGATGGCATGGGGACAAGGACTGGCCACCAGGTCCTGCTTCTACAGCCACGCCACAGCCAG CTGGCACAACGCAGAGGACCCTGCCTGGAGTGCCGCGTGCCACTGCTGTGACACCGGCTGTCCCCCTGCTGACACCCTCCGTGGAGACACACCAG CATTCCCAGGAGAAGGGGCACGCCACTGGGAGACAGTTGGACCAGTGCTGGTGCAGGAGAAGGTGCCGTGGTACAAAG CGCCATGCCAGACGGTGAAGAGGCTCCTGCTGGCCGGGCTGGCCCTGGTGGGCAGTGCCATGCTGGTGGTCGCTGTGCTGGGGGGACTGCTGGGGCTGGCCCTGACCACCTGGCGCCTGGGCAGaccccagcagggacagaggccACCGAGGCAGAGGTGTCCCTTCCAGGTTGAGCTGCAGAGTGTGGTGGGAACCCTGGTCCTCAGGGAGACTGAGAAACAGGGTGAGGTGGGGCCAGAGCCCCTTTCTCAATAa